In the genome of Streptosporangium lutulentum, one region contains:
- a CDS encoding DMT family transporter: MSGLQASKERLPAWPSSTRHLVRRRWLLLVAAACWGVSAPATKYALAEFSVADLLVIQLAAGALTLWIITLVRGYRPVRQLRRVAILALVEPAGSCALFGAGLLYSSASAGSIVANVEGVVVALAGALFLRERLRPLGWIGLSVSIVGVWLLDGATTSWGDRIGTLLILASVVCAAIYSVLAARVLRHDSSPADPITTTAWQFTIALMAIVPVAGGISLYHPSLGEPLALHWAAAIGSGVVGLALPFAAYNYAIAVIPVGEAALLLQATPLAGVAVSVVVLGEQMAPTQMVGACVVVVGVALAGGAFTSERGRRLLPAGRPVSDVRELQPP; encoded by the coding sequence GGGCTCCAGGCGTCGAAGGAGCGCCTCCCCGCGTGGCCGTCTTCGACCCGCCACCTGGTCCGACGCAGATGGCTCCTCCTGGTGGCGGCGGCATGCTGGGGCGTGTCCGCGCCGGCGACCAAGTACGCCCTGGCGGAGTTCTCGGTGGCGGACTTGCTGGTGATCCAACTAGCCGCGGGCGCCCTCACGTTGTGGATCATCACCCTCGTGCGAGGGTATCGGCCGGTGCGGCAGTTGCGCCGGGTGGCGATCTTGGCATTGGTCGAACCGGCTGGCAGCTGCGCCCTGTTCGGGGCGGGACTGCTTTACAGCAGTGCGAGCGCTGGATCGATCGTCGCCAATGTCGAGGGGGTGGTGGTCGCTCTGGCCGGGGCACTCTTTCTCAGGGAGCGTCTACGGCCGCTGGGGTGGATCGGGCTGAGCGTCAGCATCGTGGGCGTCTGGCTGCTGGACGGGGCCACGACCTCCTGGGGAGATCGCATCGGCACGCTGCTGATCTTGGCGTCCGTGGTGTGCGCGGCCATCTACTCGGTGCTGGCGGCCAGGGTGCTGCGTCACGACTCCAGTCCCGCTGATCCGATAACCACAACCGCCTGGCAGTTCACGATCGCCCTGATGGCGATCGTGCCGGTGGCCGGTGGCATCTCGCTGTATCACCCCTCGCTGGGTGAGCCGCTGGCTCTGCACTGGGCTGCCGCCATCGGCAGTGGTGTGGTCGGCCTGGCGCTGCCGTTCGCCGCCTACAACTACGCCATCGCCGTCATACCGGTGGGCGAGGCGGCGCTATTGCTGCAGGCCACGCCGCTGGCTGGGGTGGCCGTTTCGGTCGTCGTGCTGGGGGAGCAGATGGCTCCCACTCAGATGGTCGGTGCGTGCGTTGTCGTCGTCGGCGTGGCGCTGGCCGGTGGCGCCTTCACCTCTGAACGCGGGCGGCGCCTTTTACCCGCAGGCCGGCCGGTCTCTGATGTTCGTGAGCTTCAGCCGCCCTGA
- the speD gene encoding adenosylmethionine decarboxylase, whose amino-acid sequence MSLHRQGIHVSISQNVIRQADCGLAPGPSLASVQHAEPSASPIIRGRHVVATMYGVPFDVLNNTELLWTALTDAVLAAGATIMTGAAHHFTPFGVTGLVLGESHASIHTWPQRGIAMVDFFTCGPVADPQVALAYLQQVLAPTHIESAMMIRDVVDAPFSAPRPAPQTAVFHVAPA is encoded by the coding sequence ATGTCCCTGCATCGTCAAGGAATCCACGTGTCTATATCTCAGAACGTCATCAGGCAGGCCGATTGCGGACTCGCCCCAGGGCCGTCTCTGGCATCTGTTCAGCATGCCGAGCCGTCAGCGTCACCCATCATCCGCGGCCGTCATGTGGTGGCCACCATGTATGGCGTGCCATTCGACGTGCTCAACAATACGGAATTGCTGTGGACCGCGCTGACTGACGCCGTCCTCGCAGCAGGAGCGACCATCATGACCGGGGCGGCGCACCACTTCACGCCATTCGGGGTCACTGGGCTGGTGCTGGGCGAGTCGCATGCCTCCATCCACACCTGGCCGCAGAGGGGGATCGCGATGGTCGATTTCTTCACCTGCGGCCCTGTCGCCGACCCGCAGGTGGCGCTGGCGTACCTGCAGCAGGTGCTGGCGCCCACTCACATCGAGTCCGCGATGATGATTCGGGACGTCGTCGATGCGCCTTTCTCGGCTCCTCGCCCCGCCCCGCAGACAGCGGTATTCCACGTGGCCCCGGCCTAA
- a CDS encoding DMT family transporter, protein MTAAWWFLTGAIVVEVASTSALKIASDGGGAPGWYVVPSLVGLVISYLLMSQSMSMGLKISVAYAVWSGLGTAAIAVIGAAFFGESLTPVKIVSIAVIIAGVVGLNLAPQQRPIAAPAGSGAALVVDATSRASTDLVNALGDLSAALRTADPSSSRSPETALRNHGRQMHRARAGR, encoded by the coding sequence GTGACGGCGGCCTGGTGGTTTTTGACGGGGGCCATCGTGGTGGAGGTCGCATCCACGAGCGCGCTCAAGATCGCTTCTGATGGAGGAGGCGCGCCGGGCTGGTACGTGGTGCCGTCCCTGGTCGGGCTGGTGATTTCCTATCTGCTGATGAGCCAATCGATGAGCATGGGTCTGAAAATCAGTGTTGCCTATGCTGTTTGGTCCGGTCTGGGCACCGCGGCGATCGCTGTCATCGGTGCCGCCTTTTTCGGTGAAAGCTTGACGCCCGTCAAGATTGTTTCCATCGCCGTGATCATCGCGGGGGTGGTTGGACTCAACCTCGCCCCCCAGCAGCGCCCCATCGCCGCTCCGGCCGGCTCGGGCGCAGCCCTCGTCGTGGACGCAACCAGCAGAGCGTCCACCGATCTGGTCAATGCGCTCGGTGACCTCAGTGCGGCGCTGCGAACAGCGGATCCTTCATCTTCGCGCTCACCGGAGACTGCCTTACGCAACCACGGCCGGCAGATGCATCGTGCCCGAGCTGGCCGATGA